The window AGTCAGAGTACATTCTCTCCTCATCAGTCATGTTGTTCTGCAACGTCACAAACAACTTCAGTTAGACCAGGATCAGATTTGTCCAGTTTCATTTCTTAACtctttgtaaatgttttctGTGGAGAATCAAGTCAAACATTGAAAAAATGTGCCTTTTCATTaggacaaaacaaaagaagaaagtcatattaaTCAATTAAGCTAAATTTATTCCAGTGAGAAAATAGTAAATAGAGCCTGACATTTTGTTCTTATCTGCTGCTCTTTCTACTGTTTCTTCTCTAACTAAATGGAATCAAACTAATTTGATAGGTTCAAAGGTATTTGTATTGGGTAAcgctttagaataatggtccgccattaataagtaactatgcaggACAAGTAAGTAATGCAGGACAAATGAGTAGTACTACATTAACGCTTCagctactactattaactaatatagaaacaagcttaactaatcagtaagtaatatcgaattattagctaatcaataattaGAGAATGAGATTGGCATCGTTAATAACTAATAGGTAACTATGAGAAATTATAAAGAATTACTAATTAATTACTATTTACAACATTAAAGTGTCTGAGATGTGAGcaattctcttttttttactctcaacgtggtcataaaatgcatcattacTCAAGTCTTACCTACTATGcaggaactactagtgatcaggaccattattttaaagtgaaaaagattattttcactttaaaataatggtcttGATCATTTGTTGCATTTTATGACTATATTCAGAGTAAAAATGATCACTGATTATgttggtgcgttcacaccggacgcgaatgaagcggtaagcgtgagtgatttacatgttaagtcaatgcaaagacacgaattgacatcctgcggcgagaattgagcgattcgggcgtttgacgcgcttaaCGCGTGATTCACGCGAatcgcgcaagttgaaaaatctgaactttggcgaatttccgcgccgcgttaaccaatcaggagcttgctctagtagtgatgtgacgtagcgagctgaggtagaaattcgaaacaacaatggaggacaaaaccatcgtcgctgtacatcttcatacatttatagaaacagaaataaaaaggatcgtgtttgaaagaaagtgagtgaggaggtcggacaatctgataagttgtaaaaaacggtctttactcaatttgagctatatttatacatattaagactacaagccaactaaagacgaccaattgagcgtattcgctgtaatttacaattatttccccactgacaagttgtgtttattcagaggaagtgtgcagaaagcagtgggagagtctgggacacacaaaggagcgggagagcccctctcatgacgcgaattcgcgtctgttgtgaagggattttcacgcgcgaatgaagcgaatgtcacgcgcgaatgaagcgagtaaactcaaaatgttcaagcgtcgcTATGCGCGAATAGCGTgatttattcgcgcaagtcgcgtctTGTGTGAACGCAGCAAGACACATGATAATGTTCTTTACAATTTGTCCGTTAGTTAAAGGTCctctaagtgatgtcatgcgtttttaggccaaaacattttttgtcacatacagcaaacatctcctcactatccgctagctacCTGTCACCTgaacatactgtaaaaaaaaaaaaaaaaaaaaaaaaatgcggcctctgtagtcgccacaagctccgaaaacggcaataaaaacaaactggtgcagcctggaccacaaatcATAATAaactccagccaataaccgacaagaatgattttaaatgcgcgttcatgactatttcaggaagcacggaggggaggggaggaggaggaggaggaggaaggagggtctagctagcctctgttttgtttgacaacacttcgaacgtcaacaggaagttactccacccagcatcgcttagagcacctttaatagttATTAATGATGATAATCTCATTAGgtaattattgattagctaataaggaactatcttctaaatttgattttacttactgattagttaaacCTGCttctatattagttaatagaagtagctgaagtgttaatgtagtactactcattagtcctgcattacttcctagttacttattaatgacagaccattattctaaagtgttacattGTATTGTCATTCTGTACAAGTAGCCTATGTACTCCAGTCCAGCAGCGtactatataaaaaatatataatatacaaatatgcatacaataatttaaacaatttaatagaATAAATTctcttgtttatttaaaattcaaCAAAGGCTTTTTATCAGTATTTTTCCCTCTTTAAATTTAGTATTGGCAACAACTAGGAAATTATGGTGATGttaaaaatgtgttgttttaataAAGCAGTTTTAGGCTTTGtgtcttaaaaataaagaatagCCTACATTTAGTGTGTAATGACTGCAATCTTATATTGCTGACCCTGTTTTGATTTAAAGTAAATGAAGTAAATGGAGCAAATGGAGTCAATTCCGGGACTCCTATGGTGGGAGTCGACTCTGAAAAATCTTCTGTGTAGCATGCAGCTTGTGTTTTATTGGCTGCGTGCTTTCATGTCATGTTTTGTGTGAACTTTTGAGTGTTCTCATgggtgtttgtgttttgttttgtttgagcaCATAGCTTGTGATTTGTGTTCGCTGGCCATGTGCTcatgtttttgtcatgtttggagtgagcacatggcttgtcatgtGTTTGCTTGTGCCATGTGTTCTCATGTCTATTGTCTTGAATTGTTACCTGAATATTGGTTCAGTTGCTCCACCTGTTCTCCCCCGTGTTTGCTGCCCtatatttagggcccaagcgaattaagcgcgcagggccctcttgttcttctaaggattttttttttttttttttttttttccgtcttccggggctttttgggggccttaacatgctcaaaaactcctgaaaattggcacacacattggaatctgcggccattaggacgccgcagaggctggtacccgggcgtggcaggggggctcgacagcgcccccttgaaaaaagtctgaaaacttCGTCCATATATTGAACAaacttgcacgtattagtatgaaactcggtacacatatagacctcatcgggccgaacaactttcgtgctctaagttaaacgccacccaacaggaagtcagctattaagggttgtttgaaaaacgcatgctctggaatttgatatactcctcctagatgattaatccgatcgccaccaaactcggtcagcatgaagtcaagacattgatgattaaaaattgccagcggatttttgatatctcgaacggtttggccgtggcgaggcagcgaatttatggcgagaaaaaggaaacaggaaatgtgttataacgtctgcatacatatattgatctttatgaaacttcacgagtgtgttggttgtagtagtccgatcacatggatgtaactattgtgagtcaaagttatagcgccaccaactggcagcaggaagtgtatcactttttgaaatgctttgatatcaccctcttatttttacctgatttgcttcaaacttcatcagtgtaatgtcaatacacagcagatgtagacctgtgacaggatttttgatatttgaaatactgttgccatggcaacatgtcaaactgtaataatattctttagTGTTTtcgaggctcttaacatgcttcaaattgcatgaaactcgacacacacatcaatattgtcaaccagtagacatggacaaagccatagaaatgggcgtggtggaggggctcagtagcgccaccttttgacaaaagtggggggttagtttttcctagagtcaccaaactcggtacacatattgttctcatcaagccagacaattttctaatttacattcattagctccgaccaacaggaagtcagctatttttgtttgaatgttaattttttgaaaaaacaggctatgaattttatactactactcctacagggtttatccaatttacaccaagctttttttaacttgttgctaacacattgaagttgtttgattgcaaacggattttggatatctcaaacggtttggccgtggcgaggcaatgaattaatagcaagaaaagggaaacaaagtgttataacttctgcatacattaattgattttgatgaaacttcggcttagtcttcgttgtacaaggctgatcacatggatgtgactattgtgattcaaagtcatagcgccaccaactggaagcagaaaatgtgtcactttcagcatacattgagatcaccctcttatttttacctgatttgcttcaaaattcatcagaataatgttaaaacttggcacatgtaatcctttgaaaatgggcagggaggaggggctctatagcggcaccttgtagtgcagtaaatgtggagtgaatttgacatagtcctttgatgtttaaccgttttaaatgcctattgcccgctgtgcacagttgccctgaagccaccggggtggcggtgccaccgggcttgggcccgccatcgctgctcgcagctatattttctcCTTATTTTTGCAATCCTGTGCCAGTTCTTTGTTGAATGTATCTCTTGTGTCCTGCCCTTATATGCCTTGCCAAGTCTTGCCTTGTTCAGTTGCTGGTCTTGTTTTCCCTCATTGGGTAGGTTTTGTTTGACTTTTGTAACCAACAAAAGCGCAAAACATCCTGCAATTGAGTCCTTGCTTCATCCAAACACCAAACCTTGACTATATACTAAAAATGTTTAGAATGTGTTTATAAATAGACTATAAGAGTGAAATATGAGATAACATTGTTAAATATAACagagataataaaataattgcagTCAGATTGCATGCAGTGAATCTTTTATGTAATGGAGAGATTCCGTAGATGTTAAAGTTTCTTCATGGAACTATTGATGCCAATAAGgaatctttattttattgttctttTATTGTTGCTGCTCTTTACATTTACTCTACACTATATTGAATTTATACTGTACAAGCAGTGATATAAACATGAAAGTTGTAATGTAAATGCATACAGTAAATAAACAGACATAAAAGAAggtattaatatattttaatttcatatgaaAATATCAATGACAACACTTGAACATTTGTTGCTTACTTTTGTAAAAATttataaagaacatttttaaaaaaaaaaactaacattgaaccaaagtgctgtacaattcaaattcaatgaacaaaacaaaaaagaggCAAAAAAAAGCCTTAAAATCAGCAAGTCATATATTCTGATAATTATGATAATTGTAATAATTGCTTTaatgagctcattgtttctgcctaaatgaatacatgatgttagctaactgcatgatttgtaaTATCTTAGAAATGTACATTTGTTGgacacagtcacctctgataacagatcactCGAAATTGGAATGAAGAAActtgcattttctgtaaaactgctttgaaacaatgttgtgaaaagcgctatacaagcAAATATGAATTAACTTGAAATGTGTGAATTAGAGAGAGGAATTTTCCTGCACAGTGGCAgcatttttttcactttttcaaaattttaatcATGCATATTATACGATTAATTATATCAGCAGTAGGTGTGCTTAATGATTTTTCAAATAATCAAATCCagcacattaataataataaaacaatgctACATAGCTAAACAGAATCTCTACATCATTCACACTGTATCTTAGAATTCatgattgtttttttcttgcattcGGTAAaagagtttttaatattttttttatttaaaagatctTCTGCAGAATCATTTTTAGATGATTCCTGAactttacatcaaaaaaaatgtaaaacacagGATGCAAGCAACAGTGAGAGAAAGCTAACATTTGACAAGTATAATATGCATAGTCGAGTCTAATGCTTACTTCACACGACGAGAATGGCTTGATATTCTGAATGGTAAAAGTTTTTAAGAGCATAACAATGTTATATGGAGCCCAACCAACAAAAACCACCAGCACAATAACAAATATTAGTTTAACagtcttttgtttttcattggtCTGAGATTTTGTTATCGTCCAAAGCATTCTGGCACAGCAAAAACCCATGATTAGAAATGCAATGAAgaagaaaacattttctttcaaataaactaTGCCAGATTTCACTTCAACACTGTTATGTCCACAgtatgtattattaaaataatgtatagCTTTGCTATGAAGTGAACCAGACAGTGAAGCCATTCCACTCAAGATCCAAACAATGAAAGGAGTGCCTGAAAATCCTCTGCATTTCTCCCAGTCAGACAgaggatgaaccactgccatGTAACGCTGAACGGTCATGAGAGTCAAAAACAACACACTGCTGTAAAAGCCAACATAGAACAGAAACTTCACCGCTTTACAGCCAATCTCTCCAAACGTCCAACCCCAGATGTTGTACGAGGCCCAGAATGGAAGTCCAAACGTGAACAGCAGATCTGACAGAGCGAAATTGAGGATGAAGATGTTGGTCAGGGATTTGAGGTTCTCGTAGAGCGCCAGGATGACCAGAACGAGGATGTTACTGATGCAGCTTAACACAACCACTATTGTGAaaaagactggaataatggtAAGAAATTTCAACAGCTTCTCGTAGTTACACAATTCAGCTTCATCTTCTGGGTAGTTATAGTAAGAATACGTTGTCGTCTCATCAGTCATGTTGTTCTACAGCGTCACAAACTACTTCAGTTAGACCAGATCAGATTTGTCCAGGTTGAGTTCTTTGCTCTTTGTAGATGTTTTCTGTGGAGAATCAAGTCAAACATGAATAATAATCTGtctgtttatattttacaaaacaagaGAAAAGTCAAATGAATCAGTTTAGCTAAATTTATTCCAGTGAGAAAATAGTAAATACAGTCTGACATTTATTTCTTACCTGCTGCTcaccgagaaaaaaaaaaaaaaaaaaggtgtaggAACAATTTTCATTCACAATTTTCatttcacaaacaattacaaaaaaGTGGCAAgtaacacactgaattaaacatgaaagtagaaaaactgaaataatattttgttgtgAACCTGTTTCTAGTTTAGTTCGTTTTCTGTGTATATCTGCTCTCAGTTTGTTCGGTATTGTCTTTTAGTTTAATATCAACGCTGTTACGTTCTTTCTCTGTATTTGATTACtgtctttgttctttttttgtaattaaagtATAACGTTGCAACAAGATCCAACTCATCTCATCTTTATCTTCCTGCTATGTGACACGTATAACTTAGTCAAATGAAGATATTACCTGAATTCCTGATGATATTGACTTTGTAGAGCACAATGATGATCAGAACAGACAATCGATAACTTGGATCAAGAGGCTACAATAACTACTTTAAGTTAAAAGAATGAAGAATCTAATGAATGTATTAAAAAGTGCAGCATGATAGTTCTGGGAGTGATTTGTGAGTGATGTTTGTATGATGGGTTAGTGACACGCATCCTCCCACAAACCTCAGCCTCTACATGGGTCCTGTCATCTCATACACAGAGGAAGCTGGGTTTGTGATCTTTACAGCTGAAGTAACTGTTCCTCTTAAACTCATTTGTCTTAAACTCTACGCTTAGACGAAAGAAAATGTTATGTAACCTATATTCTGTCAGGGACTTCATAAAACAATTTTATGGATTTACTTTTAATTAATAGCTcataaacatactttaaagTATTATGAGATCATTTAAGATATTTATCATCATTTGCattggggttctatatagattttaaagaacactttatgccaaaaaggttctataaggagaaatgtcttaaatgattgtGTAATAGGCTACTTTAATTTTCatgggttattttttttttttcttgtgataAAGTGTTTACAATCTGGTTAATTCataaaactgaattaaaattaaaaatgtataaaaacaaaattaattaattaaaacttattccataaaatgatcccatgaaacccctaaaaggttctatatattaTGCACCTGATGGAGGcctttaagattatttttagaaccttttcttctaagagcaTAGAACCTTTTTTGCATAACTTGCAACAAACTTGTAACTTCTATATAGAACTCAACTGAAAAGTTTTTCTAAGAGTGTAACTGTTTTAGTAATAAAAGATTTTCAAATGATTCAACTTAAAAACTCAATGTCAGTTTATGACTtaattttttatgtataatcaaATTTGGCTGTCCAAGTCATTATTGAGAGAGCTCAACGAATTCCAAGACATCAAATTTGGCAAAATTCAGTCATTTGGTTTGTGCCTCATTTGGTTGTAAAGTAGTCGTGcatgcctatagactgaacatgaaatgaaaacaacttgacttgacttgacttgacttttatTATTCGTCACGTACATGGTTATATGGAACATATGACCAGCAGTGAAATGTAAAACAGGTCCGCTCCACAGGCAATGCAAATATTAAGAGTACAAACAAGAAAATTATACAAAAGAATATGAAAAACCAAATAAAAATGATGaacttataaataaattatacaagaCAATATACTATAGACTAATAAATATTATCAAAAGCAAAATGTACAAAGAAATATAATGTGCAACAAATTGTGCAGAGTTTATACTTGACAGCATCACAATCATATACAAGTTAAAAACGGTGTGCTTGAATTTAGAAATCTGATGGCCTGGGGAAAAAAGCTCCTCCTAAATCTTTCAGTTTTTGCCATCAAGCTACGAAAGCGCTTACCAGATGGcaacaaaatgaaaagaaagttgCCAGGGTGTTTTGTGTCCTTAAAAATTTTAACAGCTCTACTTTTACAGCGTTTAAGATAGATGTCCTCCAAAGAGGGAAAAGCAGAGCCTGAAATGCGCTCAGCTAAGCGCACAACTCTATGCAGGGCTTTACAATCTTGACTAGAACTGTTCCCATACCACACTGAAATACCCTGAGTCAATACACTTTCGATGGCCCCTACATAGAAAGTTTTCTGAATCGCTGGTGAGACTCTGAATTTCCTCAGCTGTCGCAGATGGTACAGTCTTTGTCTGGCTTTCTTAACCGGAGTTTGAATGTGGGTAGTCCAAGTCAGATCCTCGGAGATGTTTACACCAAGGTACTTGAAACTACTCACCCTCTCCACAGGGGTCCCATTAATCATAAGAGGAGTGTAAGGCTGCTGATATCTCTTCCTAAAGTCCACAATTAGCTCTTTAGTTTTACGCACATTCATAGAGAGACAATTGTCCTGGCACCATGATGTGAGTTTCTCTACCTCATCCAAATAAGCAGCTTCACTATTATTGGAAATAAGGCCCAAGATCACGGTGTCATCAGCAAATTTAATAATAGATGTAGAGCTATGGGAAGACACACAATCATGCGTGTAGAGAGAATAGAGCAAGGGACTCAGGACACAGCCCTGTGGAGCTCCCACGTTCAGTGTGATGGAGTTAGAGGTATACTGACCGACCTTTACCACTTGAGGTCTGCCAGTGAGGAAATCAAGAATCCAGTTGCATAGTGAGGAGTTCAGGCCAAGGTTCATAAGTTTAAAAACTAGCTTAGTGGGAACAATAGTATTAAAAGCAGAACTATAGTCAACAAACAGCAGCCTTACATAATTCCCCTTACTGCTGTCAATATGCTCAAGGGAAGAGTGCAAGATGTGAGAGATGGCATCATCAGTGGATCTATTTGAGCGATAAGCGAATTGAAGAGGATCCAGAGTGTCAGGAATGGAAGAACAGATATTGCTCTTTATAAGTTTCTCAAAGACCTTCATGACTATTGACGTGAGGGCAACCGGACGATAGTCATTCAGACACAAAGGGTTATTATTCTTGGGCACAGGAATAATAactgattttttaaaaacagtggGAACTACTGAGGTAGCAAGGGACTCATTAAAAAtagatgtaaacaaaccagCGAGCTGGTCAGCACAGGTCCTTAGAACACGGCCAAGAATCCCATCGGGACCTGCTGCTTTCCTGACATTCACTCGCTTTAGGGCCCTCCGAACCTCATCCTCAGACACGGTGACCACATAGTTATCGCCGCTCTGACTGCCGCTCCCTGACACGCAGATTGGCAGACTCGCGTTGTCACGGTTGCATTCAAAACGGCCATAAAAAGAATTTAACTCGTCAGCCAGCGACGGTTCTGCTCTCACAGCTACAGAGGATTTGTTTCCAAAGGCACAGATAGTTCTTAGTCCTTGCCACATACGTCGGGAGTCATTTAGCTGAAAATGTGACTCTATGCGTTCCTTGTATCGGTGTTTGGCGGCTCTTACTGCCCGTCGGAGAGCATAGCACGCTGTTTTGTACTCACTCATGTTCCCCGACTCGAGCCCGGCGTTAAATGCAGCAGTACGTTTGTTTACTGCAACACGGATAGTTCTGTCCATCCACGGTTTCTGATTTGAAAAAGTCCTTACAACTATAGTGTCCGTAGCTTGTTCAGTTAGCATGTTTACAAAACTTAATGCAACATCCGTGAACTCACTGACATCAGAGGAACTCGATCGAAACATGTCCCAGTctgggtttgacctgggctatcgggacccagccagttttgcaaGCGCCGATTTGCCCAGATGTAACACTGCATGTGCACACTACAGCTTTTAATGTaacttaatcagtgttggaatgagataattaagtgattgaataatgattttgtattagtgaagaacggcgcataatcactgaaggaaagagaaacacaagaactccAGCGCGttactgaagataaaatacatcaCATCTCTCAAGCCCTCTGCACCGGGGGTTCCTGAACAAGCCTTTGTTTATATTCCGGTGTGAGAAAAATGGCAGCATGGTCCGATTTGCCAAAAGCTGGTGATAAGCGAGCTTTATAGGCATTCTTAAGTTGAGAGTAACAATGATCAAGTGTATTCGGTCCTCTAGTTGGACAGGATACATATTGGTATAGGTTCGGCATAACCTGCCTGAGGTTGGCCCTGTTAAAATCACCCGCGATGACAACAGCAGCATCAGGATGTTTATTAATGTAGCCGCTGAGCACATCGTGGAGTTTAAACAAGGCCAAGCCAGTATCTGCTTGTGGTGGGATATAAACAACAGTAGCAATAATTGATGAGAACTCCCGGGGCAGGTAGAATGGACGgcaaatgatagatagatgttCCAAATGAGGCGAACAGGAGCGCGACAGAATAGAAATATTCCTGGGATCACACCATTTCTTGTTAATCATAAAGCACACTCCTCCGCCTTTAGATTTACCGGCCTCAGCTGTTCTGTCCATCCGTACAACAGAAAAGTTATCAGTTGGCGTAACAACGGTATCCGGGACAGAGGGCGTAAGCCAGGTTTCAGACAAAAAAAAGATGTTGCAGTCCCTTATGTCCCGTTGGAAACTTATCCTGGCTCTAAGATCGTCCATCTTATTCACCAGAGATTGGACATTAGCGAGCAAAATGCTCGGCAGAGGAGGACTGTGAGCTCTTTTTCTTAGTCTGTTGCGGATCCCAGCGCGTTTCCCGCGATGTTTCTTAGGCCGTCGCCTCAGGTGATTATTCAATTGGCCATGGTTCCTCTCGGCGTTCCGGAGAATCTCGGATGGCCATGATGGATTAAGCAATAAAGTGTCCGGAAACCGGTTAGTGAAACAATAACCAATATCCAAAAGTATTCCTTTGTCGTAAGTGATCAATGCAGACGATATATAAGtaaaaaaaagagagcaaaataaaatacagaaataaataaaaacacaatctACGTGGAGCGGCCTGGACGGCGTCCGAAATCAGCGGCgccatttttgcttttttgacaagtgagtgaattcggacactgagtgTGGAAGGGCTGCCTCTTTTGCATAttttgtgcttgctgtttaataatcatttgaataGCAAACTGGcagtaatgaaaatatttatcttgaactctgtcatggaaatTAGCATCTATAAACTTTAATCaaacaatgtaataataaattaaaaaatgaatttatacctgtataaataaatgcttttgtttcCTAATGTGTGATCATTTGTTTC of the Megalobrama amblycephala isolate DHTTF-2021 linkage group LG24, ASM1881202v1, whole genome shotgun sequence genome contains:
- the LOC125259980 gene encoding chemokine XC receptor 1-like, translating into MTDETTTYSYYNYPEDEAELCNYEKLLKFLTIIPVFFTIVVVLSCISNILVLVILALYENLKSLTNIFILNFALSDLLFTFGLPFWASYNIWGWTFGEIGCKAVKFLFYVGFYSSVLFLTLMTVQRYMAVVHPLSDWEKCRGFSGTPFIVWILSGMASLSGSLHSKAIHYFNNTYCGHNSVEVKSGIVYLKENVFFFIAFLIMGFCCARMLWTITKSQTNEKQKTVKLIFVIVLVVFVGWAPYNIVMLLKTFTIQNIKPFSSCEVSIRLDYAYYTCQMLAFSHCCLHPVFYIFFDVKFRNHLKMILQKIF